From Phaeobacter sp. A36a-5a, the proteins below share one genomic window:
- a CDS encoding IS3 family transposase (programmed frameshift) — MSKTTNKYSPEVRERAVRLVLDNQGQHSSRWQAIMSISAKIGCSAHTLNEWVKKAEVDSGKRAGVPTDVADRMKALERENRELRQANEILRKASAYFCDGGARPPVEVMVSFIDMHRGEHGVEPICTVLPIAPSTYYEHLAKRANPARLSDRARRDAALRPEILRIFEENWRVYGVRKIWRQLQREGFTVARCTVARLMKSMGMQGIIRGKPHKTTVPDKRAPCPLDKVNRQFRVPAPNMLWVSDFTYVATWKGFTYVAFVIDAYARKIVGWRVSTSAHAGFVIDALEQAVHERRPTKAMGLVHHSDRGSQYLSIKYTERLGEAGIEPSVGSVGDSYDNALAETINGLFKAEVIHRRGPWRNCEAVEYATLEWVDWFNNRRLLEPIGNIPPAEAEANFYTALETEGIAA, encoded by the exons ATGAGCAAGACAACAAACAAGTATTCTCCTGAGGTCCGCGAGCGTGCGGTGCGTCTGGTGCTGGACAACCAGGGCCAGCACAGTTCCCGCTGGCAGGCAATCATGTCGATCTCTGCGAAGATCGGCTGTTCGGCGCACACGCTGAATGAGTGGGTGAAGAAGGCGGAAGTCGACAGCGGCAAGCGGGCGGGTGTTCCAACTGATGTCGCCGACAGGATGAAGGCGCTTGAGCGGGAGAACCGCGAACTGCGCCAGGCGAACGAGATCCTCCGCAAGGCATCGGCGTATT TTTGCGATGGCGGAGCTCGACCGCCGGTCGAAGTGATGGTGTCATTTATCGACATGCATCGCGGTGAGCATGGGGTCGAGCCGATCTGCACTGTCCTGCCGATTGCCCCTTCCACGTATTACGAGCATCTGGCGAAGCGGGCCAATCCGGCCCGGTTGTCGGACCGTGCCCGGCGTGACGCGGCATTGCGGCCCGAGATCCTGCGTATTTTCGAAGAGAACTGGCGGGTCTATGGCGTGCGGAAGATCTGGCGGCAATTGCAGCGGGAGGGTTTCACTGTTGCCCGCTGCACGGTCGCCCGGCTGATGAAGAGCATGGGTATGCAAGGCATCATCCGGGGCAAGCCGCACAAAACCACGGTGCCCGACAAAAGGGCCCCGTGCCCGCTGGACAAGGTGAACCGGCAGTTCCGTGTGCCCGCGCCCAACATGCTCTGGGTCAGCGATTTCACCTATGTTGCCACCTGGAAGGGGTTCACCTATGTCGCCTTCGTTATCGATGCCTATGCCCGCAAGATCGTTGGTTGGCGTGTCAGCACCTCGGCGCATGCCGGGTTCGTTATCGATGCTCTGGAGCAGGCTGTTCACGAGCGGCGGCCGACAAAGGCGATGGGGCTTGTTCACCACTCCGACCGCGGCAGCCAATACCTGTCGATCAAGTACACAGAGCGGTTGGGAGAAGCTGGTATCGAGCCCTCTGTCGGCAGCGTCGGAGACAGTTACGACAATGCCCTGGCCGAGACGATCAACGGCTTGTTCAAGGCTGAGGTCATTCACCGCCGCGGCCCTTGGCGCAACTGCGAGGCGGTGGAATACGCAACACTCGAATGGGTGGATTGGTTCAACAACCGCCGCCTGCTCGAACCCATTGGGAACATCCCGCCGGCAGAAGCAGAGGCCAATTTCTACACCGCTCTGGAAACTGAGGGCATTGCCGCGTAA
- a CDS encoding response regulator codes for MKQLKRHLPPLTSLLAFEAAARLGSFTAAAEELNVSREAVSRQIRTLESHLGISLFERDANRALMGAAGARFFATVSPNLTAIAVAAKELAGEVGNGTEPEDAVLPENDEELPSVLVVDDTPQNIHHLHGLLRDAYRIIPQTSGKAALSFLAGELADLVLLDIRMPDMDGYEVCRQIKSTASLADTPVIFLTSLDDPMDETKGLEMGACDFITRPIVPAVLRARIRSHVDLRQAKTALEKLLARRADRLEKAEQLLARMCADIGQFQSS; via the coding sequence ATGAAACAGCTCAAACGCCACTTGCCGCCCCTGACTTCTCTGCTTGCGTTTGAAGCTGCTGCCCGCCTGGGCAGTTTTACCGCTGCCGCGGAAGAGTTGAATGTCTCCCGCGAGGCTGTCAGCCGGCAGATCCGGACATTGGAAAGCCATCTTGGCATTTCTCTGTTTGAGAGGGACGCGAACCGGGCGCTCATGGGGGCCGCCGGAGCGCGCTTCTTTGCGACGGTGTCACCCAATCTCACCGCAATTGCAGTTGCGGCCAAAGAACTGGCCGGAGAAGTCGGCAATGGCACTGAACCGGAAGACGCGGTCCTTCCGGAAAATGATGAGGAACTGCCTTCGGTTCTTGTGGTTGATGACACGCCTCAAAACATTCACCACTTGCACGGCCTGCTGAGGGACGCTTACCGGATTATTCCGCAAACCTCCGGCAAAGCAGCCCTGTCTTTTCTCGCGGGGGAGCTGGCAGACCTGGTCCTGCTGGACATCAGGATGCCGGATATGGATGGCTACGAGGTTTGCCGGCAAATCAAATCCACGGCCAGCCTTGCTGATACACCGGTGATATTCCTGACCAGTCTCGATGATCCGATGGATGAAACCAAAGGCCTGGAAATGGGCGCTTGCGACTTTATCACGCGGCCGATCGTGCCCGCCGTTCTGCGCGCCCGGATCCGCAGCCATGTTGACCTGCGCCAGGCGAAAACGGCCTTGGAAAAACTGCTGGCACGGCGGGCAGACCGGCTCGAGAAAGCCGAGCAGCTACTGGCCCGGATGTGTGCCGATATCGGACAGTTTCAATCGTCGTGA
- a CDS encoding hybrid sensor histidine kinase/response regulator, translated as MRLKLKPAGITRKIALAAALLGVLSGLFLGVYTLLAEHSLRIGAARLNADRIIRATLPQIAGAYWEVDVPAVRAILNGLLEDPVILSARIDDPLLTEAQRDSSGLIDLSVSRQPPPAPPWLGILFQPGSQAEELSYVLTNPRDGSEIGRLALELDFRPVQEDMVARSYVVLGSSILQTLLVTAVIFLIVQLIVIRPLARLQAAALRVRDGYSFQLKGRDQRMFDVSRQDEISRLARAFRRTVTELEASRDNLQGLVDERTRELLVARNEAVEASQAKSIFLANMSHELRTPLNAIIGLSGILLRDGQGNTGTRNLTDLIAAAAQLSENIDSILDLSKIEAGELVLEQVWFRLDDLLDDVLIQTRALMAGKPVLLTWAYAPDLPEEVCADPLRLRQIMVNFASNAVKFTKEGEIRLLAAYDNGALRLGVRDTGIGISPEQIEGIFKAFGQADSSTTRQYGGTGLGLSIAQRLADRMHGRLLVESEPGRGAEFAILLHPPTRSAPRQNEAADLIKVEGTEGPVRQLQIMANRAAAIIVGPTPPVTVTVTAAHATFFIQSSGSTERKRLAFPITHRELAAVVSELQTGGNPKPPKDDILADLDVLVVEDNPVNLAVIVSLVEALGAAVRTATNGIEAMEQAAEAMPDVILMDLHMPVMDGYRALENLQSRYQASLAPVVAATANATQEEAERCTAAGFAGFIPKPIDPSQLRSLLAGLCGSNQLLKIDQEKGLFYAGGNRQHYEASLRRFYASLGEWSAGLAAQGDRPEGPGVANLLHVIKGAAGTVGAGRLAELAAGAETGVVSIGIVEQALSRMLAQSGAWGPIYAHELSLTPERLNWIAALVRNRDIQALEEVQNTGSGDLPGSARAALQSLCAALTALDFEAAGQIAEQLAHAIHDD; from the coding sequence ATGAGGCTAAAACTAAAACCTGCAGGCATCACACGTAAAATCGCGCTCGCTGCTGCGCTGCTGGGGGTTTTATCCGGCCTGTTTCTGGGCGTGTATACCCTGCTGGCGGAACACTCCCTTAGAATTGGGGCGGCGCGGCTAAATGCCGACCGGATCATCCGGGCCACGCTGCCGCAGATTGCCGGGGCATATTGGGAGGTGGACGTTCCCGCTGTCCGCGCCATTTTGAACGGCCTGCTTGAAGATCCGGTCATCCTGAGCGCGCGTATTGACGACCCGCTTCTGACCGAAGCGCAGCGCGACAGCAGCGGCTTAATCGACCTGTCCGTCTCGCGCCAGCCGCCGCCGGCGCCGCCCTGGCTGGGCATCCTGTTTCAGCCCGGCAGCCAGGCGGAGGAGCTTTCCTACGTCTTGACCAACCCGCGGGACGGCAGTGAGATCGGCCGGCTGGCGCTGGAGTTGGACTTTCGCCCGGTTCAGGAAGATATGGTTGCCCGCAGCTATGTCGTGCTCGGCTCAAGCATTCTGCAGACCCTGCTGGTGACGGCTGTTATTTTCCTGATTGTGCAATTGATTGTTATCCGTCCTCTTGCCCGGCTTCAGGCGGCTGCTCTCAGAGTGCGTGATGGGTACTCGTTCCAACTGAAAGGGCGCGACCAGCGAATGTTCGATGTAAGCAGGCAGGATGAGATTTCCCGTCTGGCCCGTGCATTCCGGCGCACAGTGACTGAACTTGAGGCCAGCCGCGATAATCTGCAGGGGCTTGTGGACGAACGTACCCGCGAACTGCTGGTGGCGCGCAACGAAGCAGTCGAAGCCTCTCAGGCCAAGTCAATCTTTCTTGCCAACATGAGCCATGAGCTGCGTACACCGCTCAATGCGATTATCGGATTGTCCGGCATTCTTCTGCGGGACGGTCAAGGCAACACCGGTACGCGCAACCTGACTGATCTGATCGCCGCCGCCGCGCAACTGTCGGAGAACATCGACAGTATTTTGGACCTCTCCAAGATCGAGGCCGGGGAACTGGTGCTGGAGCAAGTCTGGTTCCGTCTTGATGATCTTCTGGACGATGTGCTGATTCAGACAAGAGCTCTGATGGCTGGCAAACCAGTGCTGCTGACCTGGGCCTACGCCCCGGATCTGCCTGAAGAGGTTTGTGCGGACCCTCTGCGTCTGCGGCAGATCATGGTCAACTTTGCCTCCAACGCGGTGAAGTTCACTAAAGAGGGCGAGATCCGCCTGCTGGCTGCATATGATAACGGCGCTCTGCGCCTGGGCGTGAGAGACACCGGAATTGGAATCTCCCCGGAACAGATCGAAGGCATCTTCAAGGCTTTTGGGCAAGCCGACAGTTCAACCACCCGCCAGTACGGGGGAACCGGGCTTGGCCTGTCCATTGCCCAAAGGCTTGCGGACAGGATGCACGGCAGGCTTCTGGTGGAAAGTGAGCCTGGCAGGGGGGCTGAGTTTGCGATCCTTCTGCACCCGCCAACCCGGTCCGCGCCCCGGCAAAACGAAGCCGCGGATCTGATCAAGGTTGAGGGCACGGAGGGACCGGTCCGGCAGCTTCAGATAATGGCAAACCGGGCGGCGGCAATCATCGTCGGCCCAACACCGCCGGTCACGGTCACCGTCACAGCGGCCCATGCAACATTTTTTATACAGTCTTCGGGCAGCACGGAACGCAAACGTCTTGCTTTCCCAATCACCCATAGGGAACTGGCTGCAGTTGTTTCGGAATTGCAAACCGGCGGCAACCCGAAACCACCAAAGGACGACATCCTTGCCGACCTGGATGTGCTGGTGGTGGAAGACAACCCAGTCAATCTGGCCGTCATTGTTTCGCTGGTGGAAGCACTTGGTGCCGCGGTGCGCACAGCAACGAACGGTATCGAGGCAATGGAACAAGCCGCAGAGGCGATGCCGGACGTGATCCTGATGGATCTGCATATGCCTGTGATGGACGGGTACCGTGCTCTGGAGAATCTTCAGAGCAGGTATCAGGCAAGTTTGGCGCCTGTGGTCGCCGCAACGGCCAACGCCACGCAGGAAGAAGCCGAGCGCTGCACAGCCGCCGGCTTTGCCGGGTTTATCCCTAAGCCGATCGACCCTTCGCAGTTGCGCAGTCTTCTGGCCGGCCTTTGCGGCAGCAATCAATTGCTGAAAATTGATCAGGAAAAGGGGCTGTTTTACGCGGGCGGCAACCGGCAGCACTATGAAGCTTCCCTGCGTCGGTTTTATGCCAGTTTGGGTGAATGGTCTGCAGGTCTGGCTGCCCAGGGCGACAGGCCGGAAGGCCCGGGCGTGGCCAATCTCCTTCATGTCATCAAAGGGGCAGCCGGCACGGTGGGGGCCGGCAGGCTGGCGGAACTTGCGGCGGGCGCTGAGACCGGAGTCGTCTCCATCGGAATAGTGGAGCAGGCCCTGTCCCGGATGCTTGCGCAGTCCGGCGCATGGGGCCCCATCTATGCACATGAATTATCGCTTACTCCGGAAAGGCTGAACTGGATTGCTGCACTTGTCAGGAACCGTGACATTCAGGCCCTTGAAGAAGTACAGAATACAGGATCAGGGGATCTTCCCGGCTCTGCCAGGGCGGCACTTCAAAGCCTTTGTGCTGCCTTGACGGCGCTGGACTTCGAAGCGGCTGGTCAAATTGCGGAACAGCTCGCTCACGCAATTCACGACGATTGA
- a CDS encoding substrate-binding periplasmic protein has product MNRLLQIVTSICLLGIMMHPVRAETWVVGSMEGFAPFNYSIEGEYSGIDVQILNEAAERIGVTLDHRPLPWKRALLDFETGQLDAVFQLAPTPERFQKWNMVGPLRRTRTVFVTLKDSPIQDVHTLSDLDGLVVGVVSGFTYEAGFDHYQPLQREASLDDFTNLRKLLLGRSDLIVGGYETLHYVASELNALDKLKFLPTPLAEHARYIGFHRSPEGDDMARRLQAELERMQANRIPPEYLHHYFSR; this is encoded by the coding sequence ATGAACCGGCTCTTGCAGATCGTGACTTCTATCTGCCTGCTTGGCATCATGATGCACCCTGTCCGGGCAGAAACTTGGGTGGTCGGATCCATGGAAGGCTTTGCGCCCTTCAACTACTCAATCGAAGGCGAATACTCGGGCATTGACGTACAGATCCTGAACGAGGCTGCAGAACGGATCGGGGTCACCCTGGACCACAGGCCGCTGCCCTGGAAGCGCGCCTTGCTGGATTTCGAGACTGGCCAGCTTGATGCCGTCTTTCAGCTGGCGCCGACGCCTGAGCGTTTTCAGAAATGGAACATGGTCGGCCCTCTGCGCCGGACGCGCACTGTTTTCGTGACTTTGAAAGATTCCCCGATCCAGGATGTCCATACGCTTTCGGACCTGGACGGCCTCGTTGTAGGTGTGGTTTCAGGATTCACATACGAGGCGGGTTTCGACCATTACCAGCCGCTGCAACGCGAAGCCTCGCTGGATGATTTCACCAATCTTCGCAAGCTGCTTCTTGGCCGTTCTGATCTGATTGTCGGTGGCTACGAGACACTGCATTATGTAGCCAGTGAACTGAATGCGCTGGACAAACTGAAGTTTCTGCCGACCCCTTTGGCGGAGCACGCCCGCTATATCGGTTTTCACCGCTCGCCGGAAGGCGATGATATGGCTCGCCGCCTGCAGGCTGAACTGGAAAGGATGCAGGCAAACCGGATCCCGCCTGAATACCTGCACCACTATTTCTCGCGATGA